ACACGTCCTCCTCGATCGGCGCCGACGTCGCGTGCACCTCGTAGGCGCCGTACCGTCGGGTGCGGATCTCACTGGCGCGCAAGAAGACCGGCTTGTCGGTGAACTTGTGCGCCAGGTCGCCGCGACACATGATCACCGCAGCCGCGCCCTCGTCGGGCGAGCAGAACATGTACTGGGTCAACGGGTAGTTGACCATCGGCGAGCCGAGGATGGTCTCTTCCGGAATCGGGCTGCGGCGGAAGGCGTTCGGATTGCGCTCCCCGTTGCGGAAGTTCTTCGCCGCGACCTTCGCGAGGGTGGCGGGGGAGATGTTGTGGTCGTGGATGTAGCGATTGGCCTTCATCCCGAAGAACTTGGTGGTCAGGAACTGGCCGTTCTCTGCATACCACTGGGGCAGTGCGAGCTTCGCCGGATTGTCGGTGAACGCGCCCCGCGGATGCTTGTCCATCCCGACGGCGATCCCGATGTCGTAGGTGCCGAGACGGATGGTGTCCGCGGTCTGTTGGATGGCGCTGGCCGAGGTGGCGCAGGCGTTGAAGACGTTGGTGAAGGTGATCCCGGTGAGCCCGACGAGGCGGGTGACCGCGTCCGGGTTGGAGATCTCGTAGCTGCCGCCGAAGCCGAATTGAATGTCCTGCCATGTCAATCCGGCATCGGTCAACGCCAGTTGGATGGCGTCGGCACCCATCTCCATCGCGGTCTTGTCGAACCGTCCGAAGGGATGCAGGCCTACGCCGATGATGGCGACGTCGTTCGTCATGGGGGTCCTCTCGGGTCAGGCCGGTGCGAAGGCGAAGGTGTAGATCTCGTCGCCGTCGTCGTCGGTGGCGAACGGGATCATGGTCAGCTCGACCTTCTGGCCGAACGCCAGTCGGGCGGGGTCGTTCTCGGTGAGACGGCCCTCGACACGCACCACGTCATCGAGCTGGACGAGTCCGACACCGAACGGCACGAAATCGTCGCCGACGGGACCCGCGTAGGGCGCTCCCGGCGGGAACCCCTGCACCGTCCATGCGACGAGGGTTCCGGTGCGCGGCAGGCGGGTGTCGGCCATGCCGCCGGTGCCGCACTTGGGGCAGTGGCTCTGCGCCGGGAAGGTGACGAACTCGCAGCTGCCGCACGTGCTGCCGATGAGCTGCGCCTCCTTGTCGGGCCACGTCGAGATCTCGGGCGCCAGCGCCTTGGGCATGTCGATTCCTCCGCGATCGGTCGATCAATGATTCTGCGCAAGCGTATATTACAATTCCGAAGATGGAAATGTCATTCTCGCGGTGCAACGACGAGCCACCGCCGACAGCCCTGGCGGGCACGGACAGAAGGACATGAACAGATGACGGCACGGACAAAAAAGACCCCGGCCGCCGGCCGGGGTCTTCCATGTGGTGTCCGAGGGGGGACTTGAACCCCCACGCCCGTTAATAGGGCACTAGCACCTCAAGCTAGCGCGTCTGCCATTCCGCCACTCGGACCTGTCTTCAGTGCGGCACCACAGTAACCGAGGTTGCCCGCCTATCCCAAATCCCGTAGGAGTGGGGGGTGACTTCCCAGCCCGATACCGGTCGCGCCGTCGACGAAGTGGTCGATCTCGTCGGTCGGCTGATCCGTTTCGACACCACCAACACCGGCGAGCCGGAGACCACCAGGGGCGAGGAAGAGTGCGCCAAATGGGTGGCGCAGCTTCTCGAGGAGGTCGGGTACACCACCCAGTACGTGGAGTCAGGCCGGCCGGGGCGGGGCAACGTGTTCGCCCGCCTCGCCGGTCCCCCGGATTCCGACCGTGGCGCCCTGCTGGTGCATTCGCACCTCGACGTCGTGCCGGCCGAACCGTCGGACTGGAGCGTTCACCCGTTCTCCGGGTCGGTGAAGGACGGCTACATCTGGGGCCGTGGCGCCGTCGACATGAAGGACATGGTCGGGATGGCGCTGGCGTTGGCGCGCCAGTTCAAACGCGACGGCACCGTCCCGCCGCGCGAGTTGGTCTTCGCCTTCCTGGCCGACGAGGAGGCCGGCGGGACGTGGGGGTCGCACTGGCTGGTGGACAACCGCCCCGATCTGTTCGAGGGCATCACCGAGGCAGTCGGTGAGGTCGGCGGATTCTCGCTGACCGTCGACCGCCCGGACGGCGAGCAGCGGCGTCTCTATCTGGTCGAGACGGCCGAGAAGGGACTGTCCTGGATGCGGCTGACGGCGGACGCCAGCGCGGGTCACGGGTCGTTCCTGCACGAGGACAACGCGGTCACCGAGGTCGCCGAGGCCGTCGCGCGGATCGGACGACACACCTTCCCGCTCGTGATGACCGAGTCGGTGAGCGAGTTCCTCGCGGCGGTGTCCGGCGAGACCGGCCTCGATCTGCGGCCGGACGCACCCGATCTGGACACGACCTTGTTCAAGCTCGGCAACCTCGCCCGGATCATCGGTGCGACACTGCGCGACACGGCGAACCCGACGATGCTGAAGGCGGGCTACAAGGCCAACGTGATCCCGCAGAAGGCCGAGGCGGTGATCGACTGCCGGGTGTTGCCCGGCCGGCAGGCCGAATTCGAGAAGGAGATCGACGAACTCCTCGGCCCCAACGTGCGGCGCGAGTGGATCACCCATCTCGATTCGTACGAGACCACGTTCGACGGGCATCTCGTCGATGCGATGAACGATGCGATCCTCGCCCACGATCCGCAGGGCAAGACGGTGCCGTACATGCTCTCGGGCGGCACGGACGCGAAGGCGTTCGCGAAGCTCGGGGTCCGATGCTTCGGTTTCGCCCCCCTGCAACTGCCGCCGGACCTCGACTTCGCGGCGCTGTTCCACGGCGTCGACGAGCGCGTGCCCGTCGATGCCGTGTTGTTCGGAACAAAGGTGTTCGAGCACTTTCTGTTGCACAGTTGAACCACCCCGACCGGGGCGCCGACGAGGTGTCGGTGTCCGGTCGACGAATCCCGCGGCGACGCGAGAAAGGTGATCTGATGTCCTTCAATCCCTATGACCCGCTGCCGGATCTGCCCGGCTTCACGCTGACCTCGGACAGCATGTCCGACGGTGGATCGCTGCGGAACCAACAGGTGAGCGGTCTGATGGGGGCCGGCGGCGAAGACCTGTCACCGCAGCTGAGCTGGTCCGGATTCCCTTCGGCCACCAAGAGTTTCGCGGTGACCGTCTACGATCCGGATGCGCCGACCGCGTCCGGCTTCTGGCACTGGGCGGTCGCCGACGTCCCGGCGTCGGTGACGTCGCTGCCCGAAGGTGCCGGCGCCGAATCCGGCAGCGGCCTGCCCGACGGTGCCGTCACGCTCGCCAACGACGCGGCGATGAAGCGCTACGTCGGGGCGGCCCCGCCGCCGGGGCACGGCCCGCACCGCTATTTCGTCGTGGTGCACGCCGTGGATGTCGAATCGCTGGGTCTGCCGGACGGTGCCACGCCCGCCTACCTGGGGTTCAACCTCTTCTCGCACGCGATCGCGCGCGCGACGATCGTCGGCACCTACGAACAGGCCTCCGAGGACGTCTGAGCGGCGGGGCGCGGACGGGTCCGCGTCACGCCCGCACGATGGCGCGCCGGGCAACCGGTGCGCCATCGGCGTCCGAGGGGCCGGACGCCGATCGGTACCATCACGGCTCAGATGTTGTCGGGGGACTCGAGGGGGACTGTGGTGGGGGAGATCTCGCGGCGTGCACTGCTGGTCGGCGGTCTCGCGCTCGGTGGACTGGCGGCGACCGAGGCAGCGGGTACGGCAGCCGCTCGCCCACCGTCGGTGCCGTTGCCGCCGCTGCCGGGTAACCTGCCGCCACAACCCCAACCACCGTTCAACAGTCCACTGAACTTCGCGTCGCCGCAGCTGCCACGATTCGTCGACGACCTCGTGGTGATGCCGAGCGCGGCGGCCGGTGGTCTGCTCGTGGCCCGGGAGTCGGTCCACAGGTATCACCGGGATCTGCCCGTCACACGCGCGTGGGGATACGGCCCGCACATCAACGGCCCCGTCCTGGAAGCGCAGTCGGAGGTCGAGGCGCGGATCGGCTTCCGCAACGAACTCGGCCGCCATGTGCTGGCCGCCGACGTGGACACCACGATGATGGGTGTCGGCGAGGCCGACCGGGTGCGTCCGCGCATGGTGGTCCACCTGCACGGCGCCCCGACCCGGCCCGATCACGACGGCCACCCGATGATCAGTTGGCGCCCCGGCGCGACCGCGCAGCACCGGTACGACAACCGGCAGGAGGCCGCCACCCTCTGGTATCACGATCACGCGATGGGGATCACCCGCCTCAACGTGCAGGCCGGGCTGGCGGGCTTCTACCTCGTGCGCGATCGGTTCGACACCGGCCGCGCCGACAACCCGCTCGGACTCCCGGCGGGTGACCACGAACTGCCGCTGATGATCGCCGACCGTACGTTCAACGCCGACGGCACGTTGCAGGCGCGGCAGGTCGTCTTCCTCCCGCAGGGCGGCAACCAGGGCGGACTCTGGGGTGACGTCGCGGTGGTCAACGGGGTCGCGTGGCCCACGCACGACGTCGCCCGCGGCCTGTACCGGCTGCGCCTCTGCAACGGCGCGAACTCACGGACGTTTCGGCTGGCCTTCGGCAACGGCATGCGTTTCTGGGTGATCGGCAGCGACCAGGGTCTGCTCGAACATCCGGAACCGATCACCGCCCTCACCCTGGTTCCCGGCGAACGTGCCGACGTGCTCGTCGATTTCGGTTCGCTCGGCGACGGAGAGGCGGTGGAACTGTGCAACGTCGCGTCGAACAGCATCGGCAACACCCTGTTCATGGTCCCGCCGCTGACCTCGGTCATGCGATTCGTGGCACGGGGGCGGCCGATGCGCACCGGCGCGGTCCCGACGCGCCTGCGGGGTCGCCCGGGCCTCCCGCCGGCGTTGCCGAAACCCGCTCCGCCGCAGCGTCGCCGCACGATGACGCTGATGTGGACGGCGAACGCCGCGCACTCGTTGCCGTTGCCGATCCGGGCGATGCTGCTCATCAACAATCTCGGGTTCATGTCCGACGACGTCGAGGTCGTCCGGGCGGGCACGGTCGAACGATGGGACATCGTCAACACCCTGCCGTTCGAACATCCGATCCACATCCACCTCGCCAGGTTCCGGGTGATCGGGCGCCGGGCACTGAACTCCGCCGCGTACATGGCGGCCGACCCGCCGCCGGTCGACGTCGACCGCCGGTGGGCGCCTCCGGCGGATCGTTTCGTCTTCGGGCCGACACAGCCGCCGGAGCCGGCCGAACGCGGGTACAAGGACACCGTGCACTGCCCGGAGGATTCGGTGACCAGCCTGTTGGTCGAATGGCCGTCCGCGTCGGACCTGGGATTCGATCCGGATGCCGTGATCCGGGTGCCGGCGGGTGCCGAGTCGGTCCGGATGGAGTCGGCGGGCGGTGCGCATGCCGGTGCCGGCCCGCGCCACCAGGTCCACCGCGGCCACCACCACACAGGGATCAAAGGCTATGTGTGGCACTGCCACAACCTCGACCACGAGGATCACGACATGATGCAGCGGATCCGGGTGAAAGCCTGACCGGTCAGCCCGAGACGGCGTCGCTGCCGACCGCGTCGGCCACCCCGGCGAAACCGGCGGCACGCACCCGCGCGGCGAGGCCGTCGTGGATCTCCTTGGCCCACAAGGGGCCACCGTAGATGAAGCCGGTGTAACCCTGCAGGAGGCTCGCGCCCGCACAGATGCGTTCCCAGGCCTGGTCCGCGGTCTCGATGCCACCCGCGCTGACCAGGGTCACGCGTCCACCCACCCGCGCGTGGAGGCGCCGCAGGACCTCGAGGGACCGATCGGCCAGCGGCGCGCCGGACAACCCGCCCGCGCCCATCGCCGCCACCTCGTCGGCGGGCGTGCGCAACCCGCCGCGGTCGATCGTCGTGTTGGTCGCGACGATGCCGGCCAACCCGAGTTCCACGGCGAGATCGGCGACCGCGTCGATGTCCTCGTCGGCGAGATCGGGGGCGATCTTGACCAGCACGGGGACGCTCACCTCGGCCTGCACCGCGGAGAGGATGGGCCGCAGCGAATCGACGGCCTGCAGGTCACGCAGGCCGGGTGTGTTGGGTGAACTGACGTTGACGACGACGAAGTCGGCCAGCGGACCCAGCCTGCGGGCGCTGAAACGATAGTCCTCGACCGCGTCCTCGATCGGCACGACCTTCGTCTTGCCGATGTTCGCACCGATGGGCACGCTCACCGGCCCGGGGCGAAGCGCCGCGAGGTGCGCGGCGGCGACGGTCGCACCGGGATTGTTGAACCCCATCCGGTTGATCAGTGCGCGGTCCGCAGGCAGCCGGAACAGTCGCGGCGCGGGATTGCCCGGTTGCGGGCGACCGGTGATCGTGCCGATCTCGGCGTAGCCGAAACCCAGTTGCCCCCAAGCGTTCACGGCGGACGCGGTCTTGTCGAATCCGGCCGCGAGGCCCAGTGGGGCGGGGAAGTCGACGCCGAAGACACGTTGGCGCAGCACCGGATCGTGGGTGGCGAACACCTTGGCGGCGAGGAAGCGCAGCACTGGATTCCGGCCGGTGAATCCGATGGCCCCGGCCGCGATCGAGTGGATGCGTTCCGGGGACAACAGGAACATCGCCCGCAGCAGGACCGGGTAGAGGAGATGGTTGACCCGGCTCAGCACGCGGCCGCCCCCGCATCGGGGGCGTGCGGGACCTGGCCGCGCATGCGTGGCGGTTTCCGTCGGCGCAACAGGACTTTCCGGGTGCCGTCGGAGTAGAGCCGGACGCGTTTGAGCTCCCACCCGCCGAACTCCGCCTCGATCGACAGCCGCATCGACGCGGTGATCCGCGTGACGTCGGGCGGCAGGGTGAGCAGCACACATTCGTGGTCGTCGGTGGTGACCTCCCATCCGCGTGGATGGCGCGAGCCGAATCGTGCGCTAGGCGACATGATCACCTGCCGGACGGACGGGTCGTGATGGCACCACGGGTCCGGTAGTCCGGGGGAGCCACCTGCAGTCCGCCTCGCTGGGAGAGGACGTAGACGGTGCCGGACTCGTCGTCGACGGCGATGTCGTCCGGTTGCGCGACCGCCGGGAACCGATGCTTCTCCACGGGTTCGCCCCCGGACAGGTCATAGGCCACCACCTCGTTGTTCGCGGTTGTCGACACCCACACGAGGTTGCGGGTGTCGTCGTAGTCTACGGCGTACGGCCCGCCGGTCACCGGATAGCGGAATCGCATGACCAGCGGTGATCCGAAGAATCCGATCAGTTCACCGTCCCGGGTGTTCGCGACGAGGACCCGGCCGTACCGGTCGACGGTCGAGTTGGTCGCACCGTTGCCGGCGCGCAACGCGGGTCCGAGTTCGCCGTCGGACAGGGTGACCGGGGTCACCGACGACTGGGCCCGGTCGAGGACCACGACCTGCTCTGTGGCGAGGTCGGCGCCCGGCGGCGACACGGTGATGTCGTCCACGCGGACGAATCCGTCGATCACCCGGCCCGGGCGCAGGTCCTTGTCGAACACCAGTAGCCGGCCGTCGGATGTGCCGACGACGATCTCACCGGATGCGGTGCGCGCCAGCGCGGTCGGATTCCCCGCGGACATGGGCGTCGTACTCACGGCTCCGTCGGAGGCGATGCGCACGAGGATGTTCGGACCGACGCCGAGGAACGTGCCGTCGCCGCTCCCGATGATCTTCGTCAGTTCGGGGGTGGCCGAGACCTGGGCCGGACCGGTCATGTCGCCGGGGCCGTGGCGCAAGACGGTGGTGCCCGCAGGATCGAGAACCCCGACGACCCCGTCGTCGATTGCCAGCCCCCGGCTCTTCGCCGGTGTCGGGACCACCACACCCACCGGATCGGCGGCCGGTCCGGGCGGCGACGGCCACGCTGTCGCGGGTGTGACGGTGGGCACATCGGGCGTCGACGGCGTGTCGGACGATCCACATCCCGCGACCACCGCCAGCACAGCGGCGACGCAGAGCGCCGCGGCGAGGACCCGCGGTCGACGCCCCCCATCGAACCGGCTGGTCGGGCGCTGCGGTGTCGGCACGTGCATGTCACCATCTTGCGGCACGCCGTGCCGCCGGGACGACCGGGGTGGACGGTGCCGCCGGACCCCGGTTCGGGCGCACGGAGTCCGCGACGCGTAACCGGCAATGCGGTGACACTCCCGGTTTGCACGTAGCATCTGCGGCCGTGAGCGACACGATGACTTGGGCCCAGGCGATCGTGCTCGGCGCCCTGCAGGGGCTGACCGAGTTTCTGCCGATCTCGTCCTCGGGACATCTGCGGATCGCCTCCGAGGTCATGTTCGGCGAGGATGCCGGTGCCTCCTTCACGGCGGTCACCCAGCTCGGTACCGAGGCGGCGGTGCTCGTCTACTTCGCACGCGACATCGTGCGGATCGTCGCGGCCTGGTTCCGCGGCCTGTTCCACAGCGACGAGCGCGGCCTCGACTATCGAATCGGCTGGTATGTGATCTTCGCGACCATCCCGATCGGCGTCCTGGGGTACCTGTTCAAGGACGAGATCAGGACCACCGGGCGCAACCTGTGGCTGGTGGCCACCGTGCTGATCCTGTTCGCGGGCGTGATCTGGCTGGCCGAACGGTACGGCCGCAAGGAACGCTCCATGGAGCAACTGACCCTGCGTGACGGCGTCGTGATGGGGCTCGCGCAATGCCTCGCGCTCATCCCGGGTGTCTCCCGTTCCGGCGCCACCGCCAGCGCCGGCCTGTTCCTCGGGCTCGAACGGGAGGCCGCGTTCCGGTTCTCGTTCCTGCTCGCCATCCCCGCGGTGACCGCGTCGGGCCTGTTCAGCCTGCCGGACGCGTTCAACCCGAGTGGGGAGGGCATGGAGGCGACCGGATCCCAGTTGCTGGTCGCCACGCTCGTCGCGTTCGTGATCGGATTCGCGTCGATCGCCTGGCTGCTGCGATTCGTCAGCGCCCACTCGATGAACTGGTTCGGCGCCTACCGCGTGATCCTCGGACTCACCGTCATCGGCCTGCTCTCCGCGGGCGTGATCAGCGCGACGTGATCGGTGCGGCAGGATCACCACACCGTGAGCCGTAAGGTTGAGACATGACCGTGATACTTGTGCGACACGGGCGTTCGGTGGCCAACACCTCGGGGGTCCTCGCCGGACGCACGCCCGGGGTGTCGCTCGACGACAAGGGACGTGAGCAGGCCGCCGCGCTGCCGGATCGGCTCGGCGTGTGCCTGGGTGAGATCACGGCCGTGGCCCGTTCGCCGCTGGATCGTTGTGCGCAGACCATGGCGCCGTTGATGGCCGCCTTCGACGCCGACCCCGACCGCGACGTCCCGGAGATCGTCGTGGACGCACTCGCCGAGGTCGACTACGGCTCATGGACCAACCGGCCGATCAAGGAGTTGCTGAGCGAGCCGTTGTGGAAGACGGTGCAGCAACACCCGTCCGCGGCGATCTTCCCGGATGGCGAAGGCCTTGCCGACGTGCAGAGCCGGGCGGTGGCCGCGATCCGCGAGCTCGACCGCGTCCACGGTGGTCCGGACGGCAGCGGGGTCTGGCTGGCGTGTTCGCACGGCGACGTGATCAAGTCGGTGATCGCCGATGCGATGGGCATGCACCTCGATTCCTTCCAGCGCATCGTCGTCGAGCCCGCCTCGATCAGCGTGATCCGCTACAGCCCGACCCGGCCGTATGTGCACACCGTCAACAGCACCGCGGTGCTGTCGGTGCCGCCGCGGCATCGCGAGAAGCCCGCCGAGGGCAACGGGTCGTCGGATCCGGGTCCCGACGCCGGCGAGGACGCCGTCATCGGCGGCGCCACGGGCGTCGACGGCCACGATCACGGCCGCAAGGCTGCGGCCACCCCACTGGCACGCGGATAATGAACGGCACAGTCAAGGAGGTGTGATGTCTCGCGCGATACACGTGTTCCGGACCCCGGATCGGTTCGTCGCCGGCACGGTGGGCCAGCCGGGAGACCGGACGTTCTACCTCCAGGCCGTCCACGAGACCCGGATCGTGAGTGTCCTGCTGGAGAAGCAGCAGGTCGCGATCCTGGCCGACCGGATCGGTGCGCTGCTCGAGGAGATCCACCGGCGGTTCGGGACACCGATCCCGCCGGAGAGCGACCGGGTCGGTGACCTGAGCCCGTTGGTCATGCCCGTCGATGCGGAGTTCCGGGTGGGCACCATGGGCCTCGGGTGGGATGCCGAATCCGAGGCCGTCGTGGTGGAGTTGCTCGCGATCACCGAGGGCGAGTTCGACGAGAGCGTCGTCCTCGACGACACCGACGAGGGCCCGGACGCGGTCCGCGTGTTCCTCACCACCGAGGCCGCGCGCGAGTTCGCGGCACGGTCGTCGCGGGTCATCTCGGCCGGTCGTCCGCCGTGCCCGCTCTGCCATGAACCACTCGATCCCGACGGCCATCTGTGCGTGCGCACCAACGGCTACAAACGTGATGCCGAGCTGAGCAAGTCGCTCGACTTCGTGGATCCGGAGGTGTTCCGCCACCTGACGATTCAGGACGAGAGCGGATACATCGACCCGGACACCGTCGAGGGGGATCCGAACGATCCCGACGACGACGCCGACCCCGGTCCGACTCCGCAGGGCTGATGTGAGCGTCGGCGAACCGTCCGTGCCCGGACCCGACGAGGCGGTCGGTCCCATCGGCCCGCATGACGACGACGTCCGCCGGGGTGAGACCGAGACCCTGCGCGACGGCGAACTGATCATCGTCGGCCGCATCCCCGCCGCGAGCAACACGACTCTGGTCTGCGATGCGGTCCTCGACGGCACCGAGGTGCGGTGCGTCTACAAACCGGTGCGAGGCGAGGTGCCGCTGTGGGACTTCCCTGACGGCACCCTCGCCGGGCGCGAGGTCGGCTCGTACCTGGTCTCCGAGGCGCTCGGGTGGTCGGTCATCCCGACGACCATCCATCGGGACGGACCACTCGGGCCGGGCATGGTGCAGCGATGGGTGGTGACCGCGGACAACGACGAGCCGTCGTCAGCTGTCGGTGTCACGGCCGAGTTGCCCGCACCGCGAATCGAACTCGTCGATCTCTGCCCGACCGACACCGTGCCGACGGGGTATCGGGCGATCCTGCGGGCCCTCGATCCGCTCGGCGAGCCGGTGGTGCTGGTCCATGCCGACGACCCCCGGCTGCAGCGGATGGCGGTCCTCGACGTCGTGTTGAACAACGCGGATCGCAAGGGCGGCCACGTGCTGGAAGGACTCGACGGCGGCGTGTACGGCGTCGATCACGGCATCTGCCTGCACACCCACGACAAACTGCGCACGGTGCTGTGGGGCTGGGCGGGAGAACCGATCCCGGGGCACCTGCTCGCCGACCTCGCCGACCTCGTGGAGCACCTGACGTCGGCGGATCACCCGTTGACCACCGCGTTGTCCGAGCACATCACCGATGCGGAGATCATCGCGCTCGCCGAACGCGCCGCCGATCTCGTCACCGCGGAGTCGATGCCGCATCCGCCCGGGCACCGTCCGATCCCGTGGCCACCGTTCTGACCGACGGCTCCGACGCACGGCGCCGGATGCGGCGGCACCCGATCCCGATAAGGGACGCCCGCGGTCGGGCCATACAGTGGACGCATGCAGTCTTGGCCTGATCCCGCCCTCC
This sequence is a window from Gordonia insulae. Protein-coding genes within it:
- a CDS encoding YbhB/YbcL family Raf kinase inhibitor-like protein, with protein sequence MMSFNPYDPLPDLPGFTLTSDSMSDGGSLRNQQVSGLMGAGGEDLSPQLSWSGFPSATKSFAVTVYDPDAPTASGFWHWAVADVPASVTSLPEGAGAESGSGLPDGAVTLANDAAMKRYVGAAPPPGHGPHRYFVVVHAVDVESLGLPDGATPAYLGFNLFSHAIARATIVGTYEQASEDV
- a CDS encoding DUF3090 domain-containing protein, coding for MSRAIHVFRTPDRFVAGTVGQPGDRTFYLQAVHETRIVSVLLEKQQVAILADRIGALLEEIHRRFGTPIPPESDRVGDLSPLVMPVDAEFRVGTMGLGWDAESEAVVVELLAITEGEFDESVVLDDTDEGPDAVRVFLTTEAAREFAARSSRVISAGRPPCPLCHEPLDPDGHLCVRTNGYKRDAELSKSLDFVDPEVFRHLTIQDESGYIDPDTVEGDPNDPDDDADPGPTPQG
- a CDS encoding undecaprenyl-diphosphate phosphatase, translated to MSDTMTWAQAIVLGALQGLTEFLPISSSGHLRIASEVMFGEDAGASFTAVTQLGTEAAVLVYFARDIVRIVAAWFRGLFHSDERGLDYRIGWYVIFATIPIGVLGYLFKDEIRTTGRNLWLVATVLILFAGVIWLAERYGRKERSMEQLTLRDGVVMGLAQCLALIPGVSRSGATASAGLFLGLEREAAFRFSFLLAIPAVTASGLFSLPDAFNPSGEGMEATGSQLLVATLVAFVIGFASIAWLLRFVSAHSMNWFGAYRVILGLTVIGLLSAGVISAT
- a CDS encoding Zn-ribbon domain-containing OB-fold protein, which translates into the protein MPKALAPEISTWPDKEAQLIGSTCGSCEFVTFPAQSHCPKCGTGGMADTRLPRTGTLVAWTVQGFPPGAPYAGPVGDDFVPFGVGLVQLDDVVRVEGRLTENDPARLAFGQKVELTMIPFATDDDGDEIYTFAFAPA
- a CDS encoding MSMEG_4193 family putative phosphomutase, whose protein sequence is MTVILVRHGRSVANTSGVLAGRTPGVSLDDKGREQAAALPDRLGVCLGEITAVARSPLDRCAQTMAPLMAAFDADPDRDVPEIVVDALAEVDYGSWTNRPIKELLSEPLWKTVQQHPSAAIFPDGEGLADVQSRAVAAIRELDRVHGGPDGSGVWLACSHGDVIKSVIADAMGMHLDSFQRIVVEPASISVIRYSPTRPYVHTVNSTAVLSVPPRHREKPAEGNGSSDPGPDAGEDAVIGGATGVDGHDHGRKAAATPLARG
- a CDS encoding multicopper oxidase family protein, whose product is MGEISRRALLVGGLALGGLAATEAAGTAAARPPSVPLPPLPGNLPPQPQPPFNSPLNFASPQLPRFVDDLVVMPSAAAGGLLVARESVHRYHRDLPVTRAWGYGPHINGPVLEAQSEVEARIGFRNELGRHVLAADVDTTMMGVGEADRVRPRMVVHLHGAPTRPDHDGHPMISWRPGATAQHRYDNRQEAATLWYHDHAMGITRLNVQAGLAGFYLVRDRFDTGRADNPLGLPAGDHELPLMIADRTFNADGTLQARQVVFLPQGGNQGGLWGDVAVVNGVAWPTHDVARGLYRLRLCNGANSRTFRLAFGNGMRFWVIGSDQGLLEHPEPITALTLVPGERADVLVDFGSLGDGEAVELCNVASNSIGNTLFMVPPLTSVMRFVARGRPMRTGAVPTRLRGRPGLPPALPKPAPPQRRRTMTLMWTANAAHSLPLPIRAMLLINNLGFMSDDVEVVRAGTVERWDIVNTLPFEHPIHIHLARFRVIGRRALNSAAYMAADPPPVDVDRRWAPPADRFVFGPTQPPEPAERGYKDTVHCPEDSVTSLLVEWPSASDLGFDPDAVIRVPAGAESVRMESAGGAHAGAGPRHQVHRGHHHTGIKGYVWHCHNLDHEDHDMMQRIRVKA
- a CDS encoding thiolase family protein, which codes for MTNDVAIIGVGLHPFGRFDKTAMEMGADAIQLALTDAGLTWQDIQFGFGGSYEISNPDAVTRLVGLTGITFTNVFNACATSASAIQQTADTIRLGTYDIGIAVGMDKHPRGAFTDNPAKLALPQWYAENGQFLTTKFFGMKANRYIHDHNISPATLAKVAAKNFRNGERNPNAFRRSPIPEETILGSPMVNYPLTQYMFCSPDEGAAAVIMCRGDLAHKFTDKPVFLRASEIRTRRYGAYEVHATSAPIEEDVSPTVYAAKAAYERAGIGPEDIDIAQLQDTDAGAEIIHMAETGLCKDGEQEQLLADGATEITGSIPINTDGGLIANGEPIGASGLRQMHELVRQLRGEAGDRQVPGNPRVGLAQVYGAPGTASATIVSR
- a CDS encoding YncE family protein, which encodes MHVPTPQRPTSRFDGGRRPRVLAAALCVAAVLAVVAGCGSSDTPSTPDVPTVTPATAWPSPPGPAADPVGVVVPTPAKSRGLAIDDGVVGVLDPAGTTVLRHGPGDMTGPAQVSATPELTKIIGSGDGTFLGVGPNILVRIASDGAVSTTPMSAGNPTALARTASGEIVVGTSDGRLLVFDKDLRPGRVIDGFVRVDDITVSPPGADLATEQVVVLDRAQSSVTPVTLSDGELGPALRAGNGATNSTVDRYGRVLVANTRDGELIGFFGSPLVMRFRYPVTGGPYAVDYDDTRNLVWVSTTANNEVVAYDLSGGEPVEKHRFPAVAQPDDIAVDDESGTVYVLSQRGGLQVAPPDYRTRGAITTRPSGR
- a CDS encoding quinone-dependent dihydroorotate dehydrogenase — encoded protein: MLSRVNHLLYPVLLRAMFLLSPERIHSIAAGAIGFTGRNPVLRFLAAKVFATHDPVLRQRVFGVDFPAPLGLAAGFDKTASAVNAWGQLGFGYAEIGTITGRPQPGNPAPRLFRLPADRALINRMGFNNPGATVAAAHLAALRPGPVSVPIGANIGKTKVVPIEDAVEDYRFSARRLGPLADFVVVNVSSPNTPGLRDLQAVDSLRPILSAVQAEVSVPVLVKIAPDLADEDIDAVADLAVELGLAGIVATNTTIDRGGLRTPADEVAAMGAGGLSGAPLADRSLEVLRRLHARVGGRVTLVSAGGIETADQAWERICAGASLLQGYTGFIYGGPLWAKEIHDGLAARVRAAGFAGVADAVGSDAVSG
- a CDS encoding DUF5703 family protein; translation: MSPSARFGSRHPRGWEVTTDDHECVLLTLPPDVTRITASMRLSIEAEFGGWELKRVRLYSDGTRKVLLRRRKPPRMRGQVPHAPDAGAAAC
- a CDS encoding M20/M25/M40 family metallo-hydrolase codes for the protein MTSQPDTGRAVDEVVDLVGRLIRFDTTNTGEPETTRGEEECAKWVAQLLEEVGYTTQYVESGRPGRGNVFARLAGPPDSDRGALLVHSHLDVVPAEPSDWSVHPFSGSVKDGYIWGRGAVDMKDMVGMALALARQFKRDGTVPPRELVFAFLADEEAGGTWGSHWLVDNRPDLFEGITEAVGEVGGFSLTVDRPDGEQRRLYLVETAEKGLSWMRLTADASAGHGSFLHEDNAVTEVAEAVARIGRHTFPLVMTESVSEFLAAVSGETGLDLRPDAPDLDTTLFKLGNLARIIGATLRDTANPTMLKAGYKANVIPQKAEAVIDCRVLPGRQAEFEKEIDELLGPNVRREWITHLDSYETTFDGHLVDAMNDAILAHDPQGKTVPYMLSGGTDAKAFAKLGVRCFGFAPLQLPPDLDFAALFHGVDERVPVDAVLFGTKVFEHFLLHS